CCGACTTGCGAAGCTTGCGCGGGCATCCGGTATGTGTGACATGGTCAAGGTCGAAGTGATTGGTTGCGATAAGACGTTACTACCTGATCCGATCGAGACGTTACGAGCTTCTGAAGAATTACTCAAAGAAGGCTTCATCGTCTTACCGTATACGTCGGACGATGTCGTGCTCGCACGACGACTCGAGGAACTCGGTTGTCACGCCATCATGCCGGCTGCATCACCAATCGGTTCCGGACAAGGTATCCTCAATCCGCTCCACTTGCGATTCATCATCGAGCAGACGACGGTCCCGGTCATCGTCGACGCCGGGATCGGTTCACCGACCGACGTCGCCTATGCGATGGAACTGGGAGCGGATGGTGTCTTATTGAACTCCGCTGTCGCCCATGCCCAAGATCCGGTCAAGATGGCGCACGCAATGCGACTAGCTGTCGAAGCAGGGCGCTTCGGATTCGAAGCGGGACGTATCGAGAAGAAACAGTACGCGGTCGCGAGTAGTCCAACGAGTGGATTG
This region of Exiguobacterium acetylicum DSM 20416 genomic DNA includes:
- a CDS encoding thiazole synthase, with amino-acid sequence MLKIGEKTFESRLLLGTGKYTDATVQQEAIDASASQILTFAVRRLDIFDKQQANFLESLDLAKYDLLPNTAGAKTAEEAVRLAKLARASGMCDMVKVEVIGCDKTLLPDPIETLRASEELLKEGFIVLPYTSDDVVLARRLEELGCHAIMPAASPIGSGQGILNPLHLRFIIEQTTVPVIVDAGIGSPTDVAYAMELGADGVLLNSAVAHAQDPVKMAHAMRLAVEAGRFGFEAGRIEKKQYAVASSPTSGLIR